Proteins encoded in a region of the Cupriavidus pauculus genome:
- a CDS encoding FAD-binding oxidoreductase — protein sequence MNHPTPASALARRPLPDIVAQTLAARFGDRFTTSAGVREHHGRDESPFPPEPPDAVVFAQTTEEVAEVARLCNAHAVPLIPYGAGSSLEGHLLAVAGGISLDLSQMNRVLAVQAEDLTATVQTGVLRKQLNQEIKDTGLFFPIDPGADASIGGMCATRASGTNAVRYGTMRENVLALTVVTADGRVIRTGTQARKSSAGYDLTRLFVGSEGTLGIITEVTVRLYPQPEAISAAVCAFPSMGDAVRATIETIQLGVPVARVEFVDALAIRAINRHDNMTMAETPHLFFEFHGTEAGVREQAETVQQIAAEHGGQGFEWATRPEDRSRLWNARHTAFFAMLQLKPGCKSVTTDVCVPISRLAECVTETERDLNASALPCPIVGHVGDGNFHVAILVDPAKPEEMAEAEAINRRIVERALAMGGTCTGEHGVGLHKKAFLVQEHGEDALDLMRAIKDALDPNHILNPGKIFSAAR from the coding sequence ATGAACCACCCCACCCCTGCCTCCGCGCTCGCGCGCCGGCCGCTGCCGGATATCGTCGCGCAGACGCTCGCCGCGCGCTTCGGCGACCGCTTCACCACGTCCGCCGGCGTACGCGAGCACCATGGCCGCGACGAGTCGCCGTTTCCGCCCGAGCCGCCCGATGCCGTGGTGTTCGCCCAGACCACCGAGGAAGTCGCCGAGGTGGCCCGCCTGTGCAACGCGCACGCGGTGCCGCTGATTCCGTATGGCGCGGGCTCCTCGCTGGAGGGCCATCTGCTGGCCGTGGCCGGCGGCATCAGCCTGGACCTGTCCCAGATGAACCGCGTGCTCGCCGTGCAGGCGGAGGACCTGACCGCCACGGTGCAGACCGGCGTGCTGCGCAAGCAGCTGAATCAGGAGATCAAGGACACCGGACTGTTCTTCCCGATCGATCCGGGCGCCGACGCCTCGATCGGCGGCATGTGCGCGACGCGCGCGTCCGGGACCAACGCCGTGCGCTACGGCACGATGCGCGAGAACGTGCTCGCGCTGACCGTGGTGACTGCCGACGGCCGCGTCATCCGCACCGGTACCCAGGCCCGCAAGTCCTCGGCCGGTTACGACCTGACCCGCCTGTTCGTCGGCAGCGAGGGCACGCTCGGCATCATCACCGAGGTGACCGTGCGCCTGTATCCGCAGCCCGAGGCGATTTCCGCGGCCGTCTGCGCGTTCCCGAGCATGGGCGACGCCGTGCGCGCGACCATCGAGACCATCCAGCTCGGCGTGCCCGTGGCCCGCGTGGAATTCGTCGATGCGCTCGCCATCCGCGCGATCAACCGTCACGACAACATGACGATGGCGGAGACGCCGCACCTGTTCTTCGAATTCCACGGCACCGAGGCCGGCGTGCGCGAGCAGGCCGAGACCGTGCAGCAGATCGCCGCCGAGCATGGCGGACAGGGCTTCGAATGGGCCACCCGCCCCGAGGACCGCAGCCGGCTCTGGAACGCGCGCCATACCGCGTTCTTCGCGATGCTGCAGCTGAAGCCGGGCTGCAAGTCGGTGACCACCGACGTCTGCGTGCCCATCTCGCGCCTGGCCGAATGCGTGACCGAGACCGAACGGGACCTCAACGCCTCGGCGCTGCCGTGCCCCATCGTCGGCCATGTGGGCGACGGCAATTTCCACGTGGCGATCCTCGTCGATCCCGCGAAGCCCGAAGAAATGGCCGAAGCGGAGGCCATCAACCGCCGCATCGTCGAGCGCGCGCTGGCCATGGGCGGCACCTGCACCGGCGAGCACGGCGTGGGACTGCACAAGAAGGCGTTCCTCGTGCAGGAGCATGGCGAGGATGCGCTGGACCTGATGCGCGCCATCAAGGACGCGCTCGACCCGAACCACATCCTCAACCCCGGCAAGATCTTCAGCGCGGCGCGCTAG
- a CDS encoding cob(I)yrinic acid a,c-diamide adenosyltransferase produces the protein MGNRLSKIATRTGDAGTTGLGDGSRTGKNSLRIAAIGDVDELNSHIGLLLTEPGVPADVRDALVAVQHDLFDLGGELSIPGYTLLQTEQVAQLDTWLEHYNGALPRLAEFILPGGSRAAAAAHVCRTVCRRAERALVALGATEALNEAPRQYLNRLSDLLFVLARVLNRAAGGSDVLWQRERKS, from the coding sequence ATGGGCAACCGCCTGTCGAAAATCGCCACGCGCACCGGCGACGCCGGCACCACCGGGCTGGGCGACGGCAGCCGCACCGGCAAGAACAGCCTGCGCATCGCCGCCATCGGCGACGTGGACGAGCTGAATTCGCATATCGGGTTGCTGCTGACCGAGCCCGGCGTGCCCGCCGACGTGCGCGACGCACTGGTTGCGGTACAGCACGATTTGTTCGACCTGGGCGGCGAACTGTCGATTCCAGGCTACACGCTGCTCCAGACCGAGCAGGTCGCGCAACTCGACACGTGGCTGGAACATTACAATGGCGCCCTGCCGCGCCTGGCCGAGTTCATCCTGCCGGGCGGCTCGCGTGCCGCGGCGGCGGCGCACGTCTGCCGCACGGTCTGCCGGCGGGCGGAGCGGGCACTGGTGGCGCTCGGCGCGACGGAGGCGCTCAACGAAGCGCCGCGCCAGTACCTGAACCGGCTGTCCGACCTGCTGTTCGTGCTCGCTCGCGTGCTGAACCGCGCGGCGGGCGGCAGCGACGTCCTGTGGCAGCGGGAACGAAAAAGTTAA
- the dnaK gene encoding molecular chaperone DnaK: MGKIIGIDLGTTNSCVSVLEGNTPKVIENSEGARTTPSIIAYMEDGEILVGAPAKRQAVTNPRNTLYAVKRLIGRKFEEKEVQKDIGLMPYAIVKADNGDAWVGVRDQKLAPPQVSAEVLRKMKKTAEDYLGEPVTEAVITVPAYFNDSQRQATKDAGRIAGLDVKRIINEPTAAALAFGMDKNEKGDRKIAVYDLGGGTFDISIIEIADVDGEKQFEVLSTNGDTFLGGEDFDQRLIDYIIGEFKKEQGVDLSKDVLALQRLKEAAEKAKIELSSSQQTEINLPYITADASGPKHLNLKITRAKFEALVEELIARTIEPCRIAIKDAGVRVSDIDDVILVGGMTRMPKVQEQVKEFFGKEARKDVNPDEAVAVGAAIQGAVLSGDRKDVLLLDVSPLSLGIETLGGVMTKMITKNTTIPTKHAQVFSTADDNQPAVTIKVYQGEREMATGNKLLGEFNLEGIAPAPRGTPQIEVSFDIDANGILHVGAKDKATGKENRITIKANSGLSEDEIQRMVKDAEANAEEDKKARELADARNQADGLIHSTRKALTEHGDKLEAGEKEKIEAAIRELEEAARGGDKAEIDTKVTALSEAAQKLGEKVYADMQAQAGAAGAAGDAGAAGAGGAHQQAQPQDDNVVDAEFKEVNDKK; the protein is encoded by the coding sequence ATGGGTAAGATCATCGGTATCGACTTGGGTACCACCAATAGCTGCGTTTCGGTGCTGGAAGGCAATACGCCGAAGGTCATCGAGAATTCCGAAGGCGCTCGCACGACGCCTTCCATCATCGCCTACATGGAAGATGGCGAAATCCTGGTCGGCGCGCCGGCCAAGCGCCAGGCGGTGACCAATCCGCGTAACACGCTGTACGCGGTGAAGCGCCTGATCGGCCGCAAGTTCGAAGAGAAGGAAGTCCAGAAGGACATCGGCCTGATGCCGTACGCCATCGTCAAGGCCGACAACGGCGACGCATGGGTAGGCGTGCGCGACCAGAAGCTGGCACCGCCGCAGGTGTCGGCCGAAGTGCTGCGCAAGATGAAGAAGACCGCCGAGGACTACCTGGGCGAGCCGGTGACCGAGGCCGTGATCACGGTGCCGGCCTACTTCAACGACTCGCAGCGCCAGGCGACCAAGGACGCCGGCCGCATCGCGGGCCTGGACGTCAAGCGCATCATCAACGAGCCGACCGCGGCCGCGCTGGCGTTCGGCATGGACAAGAACGAGAAGGGCGACCGCAAGATCGCCGTGTATGACCTCGGTGGCGGTACGTTCGATATCTCGATCATCGAGATCGCGGACGTGGACGGCGAGAAGCAGTTCGAAGTGCTGTCGACGAACGGCGACACGTTCCTCGGTGGCGAGGACTTCGACCAGCGCCTGATCGACTACATCATCGGCGAGTTCAAGAAGGAACAGGGCGTCGATCTGTCGAAGGACGTGCTGGCGCTGCAACGCCTGAAGGAAGCCGCCGAAAAGGCCAAGATCGAACTGTCGAGCTCGCAGCAGACCGAAATCAACCTGCCGTACATCACGGCGGATGCCTCGGGTCCGAAGCACTTGAACCTGAAGATCACCCGCGCCAAGTTCGAGGCGCTGGTCGAGGAACTGATCGCCCGCACGATCGAGCCTTGCCGCATCGCGATCAAGGATGCCGGCGTGCGCGTGAGCGACATCGACGACGTGATCCTGGTCGGCGGCATGACTCGCATGCCCAAGGTGCAGGAACAGGTCAAGGAGTTCTTCGGCAAGGAAGCGCGCAAGGACGTGAACCCCGATGAAGCCGTGGCCGTCGGTGCCGCGATCCAGGGTGCCGTGCTGTCGGGCGACCGCAAGGACGTGCTGCTGCTGGACGTGTCGCCGCTGTCGCTGGGCATCGAGACGCTGGGTGGCGTGATGACCAAGATGATCACGAAGAACACGACCATCCCGACCAAGCATGCGCAGGTGTTCTCGACCGCCGACGACAACCAGCCCGCGGTGACCATCAAGGTCTACCAGGGCGAGCGTGAAATGGCGACCGGCAACAAGCTGCTGGGCGAGTTCAACCTCGAAGGCATTGCGCCGGCACCGCGCGGCACGCCGCAGATCGAGGTGTCGTTTGACATCGACGCGAACGGCATCCTGCACGTGGGCGCCAAGGACAAGGCAACCGGCAAGGAAAACCGGATCACCATCAAGGCGAACTCCGGTCTGTCGGAAGACGAGATCCAGCGCATGGTGAAGGACGCCGAGGCGAACGCCGAGGAAGACAAGAAGGCCCGCGAGCTCGCCGATGCGCGCAACCAGGCCGACGGTCTGATCCACTCCACCCGCAAGGCACTGACCGAGCATGGCGACAAGCTCGAAGCCGGCGAGAAGGAGAAGATCGAAGCCGCGATCCGCGAGCTGGAAGAAGCGGCCCGTGGCGGCGACAAGGCGGAAATCGATACCAAGGTGACCGCGCTGTCGGAAGCCGCGCAGAAGCTGGGCGAGAAGGTCTACGCCGATATGCAGGCGCAGGCTGGCGCGGCCGGTGCGGCGGGC